In Sphingobium sp. Z007, one DNA window encodes the following:
- a CDS encoding serine hydrolase, producing MALFPSSSRATPSTAYQARAEQLLRILSAPGGEEAYFSTLFLDAVPVDRWRVIAADLRAQHGEPLALGAVRTDSATAGQVEIHYERATVGFTLVVAPQAPHLVVGLHIVGARTANDSLDKVMADIAAQPGTASFAIAQLTNTGPQLLRAHRADAQMATGSSFKLYILAELARATAARERRWTDVVPLGPKSFSGRLMNWPDRAPMTLHSLATAMIAESDNSASDTLLAALERDLVDAMVATTGHADVAKALPVLSTAEAFALKMPANADLRRRYEAGSLADRRGLLRDAASRLTADKVDVGSVAEIPTAIDSIEWFASPKDMIGLLDWLRLHGGDALPILAVNPGIPPADAKRWRYLGYKGGSEPGVMAMNMLAQAQDGRWYGVSASWNNSAARLEEPKLVALMTRALNLLAE from the coding sequence ATGGCCTTATTCCCTTCCTCTTCCCGCGCCACGCCCTCAACCGCCTATCAGGCCCGCGCCGAACAATTGCTGCGCATCCTAAGCGCCCCCGGCGGCGAGGAGGCCTATTTCTCCACTCTCTTTCTCGACGCCGTGCCGGTCGATCGCTGGCGCGTGATCGCCGCTGACCTGCGCGCCCAGCATGGCGAACCGCTGGCGCTCGGCGCAGTGCGCACCGACAGCGCCACCGCAGGCCAGGTCGAAATCCATTATGAACGCGCCACCGTGGGTTTTACCCTGGTAGTCGCGCCGCAGGCGCCTCATCTGGTCGTCGGCCTGCATATCGTGGGCGCCCGCACCGCCAATGACAGCCTGGACAAGGTCATGGCGGACATTGCCGCCCAGCCCGGCACCGCAAGCTTTGCGATCGCCCAACTGACGAATACGGGCCCGCAGTTACTGCGCGCCCACCGCGCTGACGCGCAGATGGCGACCGGCTCCAGCTTCAAACTCTATATCCTGGCCGAACTGGCGCGCGCGACAGCGGCGCGGGAGCGGCGCTGGACCGATGTCGTGCCGCTTGGTCCAAAGAGCTTTTCCGGGCGGCTGATGAATTGGCCCGACCGCGCGCCGATGACACTGCACAGCCTGGCGACCGCGATGATCGCCGAAAGCGACAATAGCGCAAGCGATACGCTGTTAGCGGCGTTGGAACGCGATCTGGTGGACGCTATGGTGGCGACGACCGGTCATGCCGATGTGGCCAAGGCGCTGCCGGTTCTAAGCACCGCCGAAGCCTTCGCGCTCAAAATGCCCGCCAATGCCGACCTGCGTCGGCGCTACGAAGCGGGATCGCTTGCCGACCGCCGTGGACTGCTGCGCGATGCGGCGTCACGCCTTACCGCCGACAAGGTGGATGTAGGCAGCGTCGCCGAAATACCCACCGCGATCGACAGCATCGAATGGTTCGCATCGCCAAAGGACATGATCGGCCTGCTCGACTGGCTGCGCCTTCATGGTGGCGACGCGCTGCCGATCCTGGCGGTCAATCCCGGCATCCCCCCCGCGGATGCGAAACGCTGGCGCTATCTGGGTTATAAGGGCGGCAGCGAACCCGGCGTGATGGCGATGAACATGCTGGCGCAGGCGCAGGACGGGCGATGGTATGGGGTTAGCGCCAGTTGGAACAACTCCGCCGCGCGGCTGGAAGAACCAAAGCTGGTGGCGCTGATGACCAGGGCGCTTAACTTGCTGGCTGAATAG
- the parE gene encoding DNA topoisomerase IV subunit B yields the protein MSEDLFAANTSAAPQYDASTIEVLEGLEPVRRRPGMYIGGTDERALHHLASEVLDNSMDEAVAGHATRIEVMLEAGNKLTIIDNGRGIPVDAHPKFPGKSALEVIMTTLHSGGKFEGKAYATSGGLHGVGISVVNALSTDTVVEVARHKELFRQKFSRGLPVTTLEKVGAAPNRRGTLVSFVPDTEIFGEQKFKPARLHRLARSKAYLFAGVEIRWKCDPSLISDDTPAEAVFQFPGGLADHLKEQVADRDCATSVFFSGNQDFPGTAGRVEWAVAWPLWSDGSYSWYCNTIPTPDGGTHEAGLRTALVKGIRAFAELIGQKKGKDITADDIMTSSEIMLSVFIRDPQFQSQTKDRLTSPDAARLVENAVRDHFDHYLTDHMDRGKALLAYVLDRMDERLKRKQEKEVKRKTATNSRKLRLPGKLTDCSNDDPEGAEIFLVEGDSAGGSAKQARDRKTQAILPLRGKILNVASANNAKILANQEIADMILALGCGTRKDCNPDHLRYERIVIMTDADVDGAHIATLLMTFFFQEMPELVRRGHLYLAQPPLYRIVSGGKSLYAKDDAHREALMAKEFKGKKVEVSRFKGLGEMNPMQLRETTMDPKSRMLIRITLPDDVEDRAQVRDLVDRLMGTNPAHRFAFIQENAAAVDEEAIDA from the coding sequence ATGTCCGAAGACCTGTTCGCCGCCAACACCTCCGCCGCCCCACAATATGACGCTTCCACCATCGAGGTGCTTGAAGGGCTGGAGCCGGTGCGTCGCCGCCCTGGCATGTATATCGGCGGCACCGATGAACGCGCGCTGCATCACCTGGCGTCCGAAGTGCTAGACAACAGCATGGACGAAGCCGTGGCCGGCCACGCGACGAGGATCGAAGTGATGCTGGAAGCCGGCAACAAGCTGACCATCATCGACAATGGCCGCGGCATCCCGGTGGATGCGCATCCCAAATTCCCTGGCAAATCGGCGCTGGAGGTCATCATGACCACGCTCCATTCTGGCGGCAAGTTTGAAGGAAAGGCCTATGCCACATCGGGCGGCCTGCATGGCGTGGGGATTAGCGTGGTCAATGCGCTATCGACCGACACGGTGGTCGAAGTGGCGCGCCACAAGGAACTGTTCAGGCAGAAATTTTCCCGGGGCCTGCCCGTTACGACGCTGGAAAAGGTCGGCGCGGCGCCCAACCGGCGCGGCACGTTGGTCAGCTTCGTCCCTGACACCGAAATTTTCGGCGAACAGAAATTCAAGCCCGCCCGGCTCCATCGCCTGGCCCGGTCCAAAGCCTATCTGTTCGCGGGCGTCGAAATTCGCTGGAAATGTGATCCTTCGCTTATCAGCGATGATACCCCGGCGGAAGCGGTGTTCCAGTTTCCCGGCGGCCTGGCGGATCATCTGAAGGAACAGGTGGCCGACCGCGATTGCGCGACCAGTGTCTTCTTTTCCGGCAATCAGGATTTTCCGGGTACCGCAGGCCGCGTAGAATGGGCGGTCGCCTGGCCGCTCTGGTCGGATGGCAGCTATAGCTGGTATTGCAACACCATTCCGACCCCCGATGGCGGAACCCATGAAGCGGGCCTGCGCACCGCGCTGGTCAAGGGCATCCGCGCCTTTGCCGAATTGATCGGGCAGAAGAAGGGTAAGGATATTACCGCCGACGACATCATGACGTCATCGGAAATCATGCTGTCGGTCTTCATCCGCGATCCCCAGTTCCAGAGCCAGACCAAGGACCGGCTGACCAGCCCCGACGCCGCGCGGCTGGTGGAAAATGCGGTGCGTGATCATTTCGACCATTATCTGACCGACCATATGGACCGTGGCAAGGCGCTGCTCGCCTATGTGCTCGACCGGATGGACGAGCGCTTGAAGCGCAAGCAGGAGAAGGAGGTCAAGCGCAAGACCGCGACCAACAGCCGCAAGCTGCGCCTTCCCGGCAAGCTGACGGATTGTTCGAACGACGACCCGGAAGGCGCTGAAATCTTTCTAGTCGAAGGCGATTCTGCAGGCGGTTCGGCCAAGCAGGCGCGCGACCGCAAGACCCAGGCGATCCTGCCCCTGCGCGGCAAGATATTGAACGTCGCGTCGGCCAATAACGCCAAGATCCTGGCCAATCAGGAAATCGCCGACATGATCCTGGCGCTGGGCTGCGGCACGCGCAAGGATTGCAACCCGGACCATCTGCGCTACGAACGCATCGTCATCATGACCGACGCCGACGTCGACGGCGCGCACATCGCCACGCTACTCATGACCTTCTTCTTTCAGGAAATGCCCGAACTGGTGCGGCGCGGCCATCTCTATCTGGCCCAGCCGCCGCTCTATCGCATCGTGTCGGGCGGCAAGAGCCTTTACGCCAAGGATGATGCCCATCGCGAAGCGTTGATGGCCAAGGAGTTCAAGGGCAAGAAGGTGGAGGTCAGCCGCTTCAAGGGACTGGGCGAAATGAACCCCATGCAACTGCGCGAAACGACCATGGACCCCAAGAGCCGGATGCTGATCCGCATCACCCTGCCCGACGATGTCGAGGACCGGGCGCAGGTGCGCGATCTGGTCGACCGGCTGATGGGCACCAACCCTGCCCATCGCTTCGCCTTCATCCAGGAAAATGCAGCGGCGGTGGACGAGGAAGCGATCGACGCTTGA
- a CDS encoding outer membrane protein produces the protein MKLTFIAPLGATLAMAFSMPAVAQDSAGVDWTGPYIGGSFGYNWQKKDGNEHLRFDTDADGDYNDVIRTTTGANAFSPGTCGGAARGSTPASGCDGDKDAIAWMGHVGYDRQFGSIVAGVVAEGGKSYIDDKVSEYSTTPAFYTMRRKIDWNANLRARLGYTTPGGIMPYITGGLSYAKVKNNFTTSNAANSFTSVDSKEDAWGWNMGGGIEAKVSSNFSIGARYLWTRYNADDYRVDVGAGTAPATNPFRITPSGGASINRGDKFDTQSVMITTSYRF, from the coding sequence ATGAAGCTAACCTTTATCGCGCCGCTCGGTGCAACCTTGGCCATGGCTTTCTCAATGCCGGCGGTCGCCCAAGACAGCGCGGGCGTCGATTGGACCGGCCCTTATATCGGCGGTTCTTTCGGCTATAATTGGCAGAAGAAGGACGGTAACGAACATCTACGGTTCGATACCGATGCGGATGGCGATTATAATGACGTCATTCGTACGACCACGGGCGCGAACGCCTTTTCCCCCGGCACATGCGGCGGCGCGGCACGGGGATCGACCCCAGCCAGCGGTTGCGATGGCGACAAGGATGCGATCGCTTGGATGGGCCATGTCGGCTATGATCGCCAGTTCGGCAGCATCGTCGCAGGCGTGGTTGCCGAAGGCGGCAAGTCCTACATCGATGACAAGGTCAGTGAATATTCGACCACCCCAGCTTTCTACACCATGCGCCGCAAAATCGACTGGAACGCAAATCTGCGTGCGCGCTTGGGTTACACCACCCCCGGCGGCATCATGCCCTATATCACCGGCGGCCTGTCCTACGCGAAGGTGAAGAACAATTTCACCACCAGCAACGCGGCCAACAGCTTCACGTCCGTTGACAGCAAGGAAGACGCTTGGGGCTGGAATATGGGCGGCGGTATCGAGGCGAAGGTGTCGAGCAATTTCTCGATCGGCGCTCGCTATCTTTGGACTCGCTATAATGCCGACGACTATCGCGTCGATGTCGGCGCAGGTACGGCGCCCGCGACCAACCCCTTTCGCATCACCCCGTCAGGCGGCGCCAGCATCAACCGTGGCGACAAGTTTGATACACAAAGCGTCATGATCACGACCAGCTATCGCTTCTGA
- a CDS encoding GcrA family cell cycle regulator, with translation MSWTDERIDQLKGMWERGLTASQIADELGGVSRNAVIGKAHRLGLQSRPSPVKANEAPKKAAAPAPRKAALAPDVEAPRAAAPVASAPAPARAPVAPPAAPATPVPAAPVATDAPPPPPQPRIISVGPGGFLRQGPGDQQAPIPPAPPRRLVPAKPSAEIADKTTLLDLTERICKWPMGHPGEPDFHFCGEQVNPGFPYCVEHCGRAYQAQLPRGTRRPPPPLPFGGPRVR, from the coding sequence TTGTCCTGGACCGACGAGCGTATCGACCAGCTCAAGGGGATGTGGGAGCGCGGCCTGACCGCCAGCCAGATCGCCGATGAGCTTGGCGGCGTCAGCCGCAATGCGGTGATCGGCAAGGCGCATCGCCTGGGCCTGCAATCCCGCCCTTCGCCGGTCAAGGCGAACGAAGCGCCCAAGAAGGCCGCCGCCCCCGCGCCCCGCAAGGCCGCGCTCGCCCCGGACGTGGAAGCGCCCCGCGCCGCTGCGCCTGTCGCGTCGGCTCCTGCGCCTGCCCGCGCCCCCGTTGCCCCGCCGGCAGCGCCTGCGACACCGGTGCCGGCCGCGCCAGTCGCTACCGACGCACCGCCCCCGCCGCCGCAGCCGCGCATCATTTCGGTCGGCCCTGGCGGCTTCCTGCGCCAGGGTCCGGGCGACCAGCAGGCGCCCATCCCGCCCGCCCCGCCCCGCCGCCTGGTGCCGGCCAAGCCGAGCGCGGAGATTGCGGACAAGACGACGCTGCTCGACCTGACCGAACGGATCTGCAAATGGCCGATGGGTCATCCGGGCGAACCGGACTTTCATTTCTGCGGCGAGCAGGTGAACCCCGGCTTCCCTTATTGTGTCGAACATTGCGGCCGCGCCTATCAGGCGCAACTGCCGCGCGGCACGCGCCGCCCGCCTCCGCCCCTGCCCTTTGGCGGTCCGCGGGTCCGCTAA
- a CDS encoding ABC transporter permease gives MNDQPKIHAMPAVQPPFPEPGVPQIRNINWAGTWALYAKEVRRFLKVQLQTVWAPAITTLMFLVIFIVALGGSGRTVMLRGEAVPFADFIAPGLIIMGMINACFANASFALMVGKVQGTLVDYLMPPIAVGELLFALVASSVTRAMFVGFALWLAMALWPGVHVTPAHLWAVAWFGLLGTSFIAFFGVLTSIWAEKFDHGAAITNFVIGPLALLSGTFYSIDRLPPAFQAISHANPFFYIISGFRYGFVAAADINVVVGSSVLLGLNLIFGGLCYMLLKRGWKIKA, from the coding sequence ATGAACGACCAGCCCAAAATTCACGCCATGCCTGCGGTCCAGCCGCCTTTCCCCGAACCGGGGGTACCGCAGATTCGCAACATCAACTGGGCGGGCACCTGGGCACTCTACGCCAAGGAAGTGCGACGCTTTTTGAAGGTGCAGCTCCAGACCGTCTGGGCGCCGGCGATCACGACGCTGATGTTCCTGGTGATCTTCATCGTCGCGTTGGGCGGCAGTGGACGGACGGTGATGCTGCGTGGCGAAGCAGTGCCTTTCGCCGACTTCATCGCGCCGGGCCTGATCATCATGGGCATGATCAACGCCTGTTTCGCCAATGCCAGCTTCGCTTTGATGGTGGGCAAGGTGCAGGGCACGCTGGTCGATTATCTGATGCCGCCGATAGCCGTGGGTGAATTGCTGTTCGCACTGGTCGCGTCCTCCGTCACGCGCGCGATGTTCGTCGGCTTCGCTTTGTGGCTGGCCATGGCCTTGTGGCCCGGCGTCCATGTCACGCCCGCGCATCTATGGGCCGTCGCCTGGTTCGGCCTGCTTGGCACCAGCTTCATTGCGTTCTTCGGTGTGCTGACATCAATCTGGGCCGAAAAATTCGATCATGGCGCCGCGATCACCAATTTCGTGATCGGACCGCTCGCGCTGCTGTCGGGCACCTTTTATTCGATCGACCGGCTGCCCCCCGCATTTCAGGCGATCAGCCACGCCAATCCCTTCTTCTACATCATCTCCGGCTTCCGCTACGGCTTCGTCGCGGCGGCGGACATCAATGTCGTGGTGGGCAGCAGCGTGCTGCTGGGGCTGAACCTAATATTCGGCGGGCTATGCTATATGCTGCTCAAACGCGGTTGGAAGATCAAGGCCTGA
- a CDS encoding UDP-glucose/GDP-mannose dehydrogenase family protein: protein MKITMIGTGYVGLVSGACFADFGHDVVCVDKDAGKIAAIEAGRMPIFEPGLDKLVGDNAASGRLTFTTDLAAGVKGADAIFIAVGTPSRRGDGHADLSYVYAAAREIVEALDAPAVIVTKSTVPVGTGDEVERIARELKPDLDIQVVSNPEFLREGAAIGDFKRPDRVVVGTTGSERAIAVMSQVYRPLNLNQAPLMFTGRRTAELIKYAANAFLATKITFINEMADLCEAVGAEVQDVSRGIGLDNRIGSKFLHAGPGYGGSCFPKDTLALVKTGQDYDTPIRIVETVVQVNDLRKRAMGRKIVKAMGGDARGKTVALLGLTFKPNTDDMRDAPSLAIVQALEDAGAEIVAYDPEGMDIAAPMMPNVTMAKDAYEAARGADAVVLVTEWDIFRALDLKRLAATMNGTALIDLRNIYPAEEIATAGLALSRVGG from the coding sequence ATGAAAATCACGATGATCGGCACGGGTTATGTTGGGCTTGTATCAGGAGCCTGTTTTGCGGATTTCGGTCATGACGTGGTGTGCGTGGACAAGGATGCCGGCAAGATCGCGGCGATCGAGGCCGGGCGGATGCCGATTTTCGAGCCGGGGCTGGACAAGCTGGTAGGCGATAATGCCGCATCGGGTCGGCTGACCTTCACCACCGATCTGGCCGCCGGGGTGAAGGGCGCGGACGCGATCTTCATTGCGGTGGGTACGCCCTCGCGCCGGGGCGATGGCCATGCCGATCTGTCCTATGTCTATGCGGCGGCGCGGGAAATCGTAGAGGCACTGGACGCGCCCGCGGTGATCGTGACCAAATCGACGGTGCCGGTGGGCACCGGCGACGAAGTCGAGCGGATCGCGCGTGAATTGAAGCCCGACCTTGATATACAGGTCGTGTCCAACCCCGAATTCCTGCGCGAAGGCGCGGCCATCGGCGACTTCAAGCGGCCCGACCGCGTCGTGGTGGGCACCACGGGCAGCGAGCGCGCGATCGCGGTGATGAGCCAGGTCTATCGCCCGCTCAACCTGAACCAGGCGCCATTGATGTTCACCGGCCGCCGCACTGCCGAGCTCATCAAATATGCCGCCAACGCCTTCCTGGCGACCAAGATCACCTTCATCAACGAGATGGCCGACCTGTGCGAGGCGGTCGGCGCAGAAGTGCAGGACGTGTCACGCGGCATTGGCCTGGACAACCGCATCGGCAGCAAGTTCCTGCACGCAGGGCCAGGCTATGGCGGTTCCTGCTTTCCCAAAGATACGCTGGCGCTAGTCAAGACCGGCCAGGATTATGACACCCCGATCCGCATCGTCGAGACGGTGGTGCAGGTCAACGACCTGCGCAAGCGGGCGATGGGCCGCAAGATCGTCAAGGCGATGGGCGGCGACGCCCGTGGCAAGACGGTCGCGTTGCTGGGCCTGACCTTCAAGCCCAATACCGACGACATGCGCGACGCCCCCAGCCTCGCCATCGTCCAGGCATTGGAAGACGCCGGCGCGGAGATCGTCGCCTATGATCCCGAAGGCATGGACATCGCCGCGCCGATGATGCCGAACGTCACCATGGCCAAGGACGCCTATGAAGCCGCCCGAGGCGCCGATGCGGTTGTGCTGGTCACCGAATGGGACATCTTCCGCGCGCTCGACCTTAAGCGCCTCGCTGCGACCATGAACGGCACGGCGCTGATTGACCTGCGCAACATCTATCCCGCCGAAGAGATCGCAACCGCCGGCCTTGCGCTGTCCCGCGTCGGTGGATGA
- the wecB gene encoding non-hydrolyzing UDP-N-acetylglucosamine 2-epimerase, translating to MKVALVFGTRPEAIKMFPVIHALRAQPGVDTRVIVTAQHRGLLDQVLAIAGIVPDIDLDVMVPNQTLDGLTAKLIVELGKAFDAEKPDRIVVHGDTLTTMVASLAAYYRKIPVAHVEAGLRSGDIHHPWPEEVNRRVVACIADMNFAPTQAAADALLRESRDAASIHVTGNTVIDALLATRDRLLAEPALASGLDGLAARFADKRIVAVTSHRRENFGGGMEAIAQSIADIATRPDVAVIFPVHPNPNVRPVMDAVLGDLPNVAMIEPLDYPHFVRLLDMCYLVLTDSGGVQEEAPSLGKPVLVMRETTERPEGVEAGTARLVGADRDRIVREVLALLDDEDAYQAMARAHNPFGDGQAAARIAAVIGAGATLTE from the coding sequence GTGAAAGTAGCGCTGGTGTTCGGGACGCGGCCCGAAGCGATCAAAATGTTCCCGGTTATCCATGCGCTGCGCGCGCAGCCAGGCGTGGACACGCGCGTCATCGTGACGGCGCAGCATCGCGGCTTGCTGGACCAAGTGCTGGCGATTGCCGGGATCGTGCCGGACATCGATCTGGACGTTATGGTCCCCAACCAGACGCTGGACGGGCTGACCGCCAAACTGATCGTGGAACTGGGCAAGGCATTCGACGCGGAAAAGCCGGACCGCATCGTCGTCCATGGCGATACGCTGACGACCATGGTCGCCAGCCTGGCCGCCTATTACCGCAAGATTCCGGTCGCCCATGTCGAGGCCGGCCTGCGTAGCGGCGACATCCATCATCCGTGGCCGGAGGAAGTGAACCGCCGCGTCGTCGCCTGTATCGCCGACATGAATTTTGCGCCGACCCAGGCCGCGGCAGACGCACTGCTCCGTGAAAGCCGTGACGCCGCCAGCATCCACGTCACCGGCAACACCGTGATCGACGCGCTGCTGGCCACGCGCGATCGGCTGTTGGCGGAACCGGCGCTGGCCAGCGGGCTGGATGGTCTGGCCGCGCGCTTCGCCGACAAGCGAATCGTGGCCGTCACCAGCCATAGGCGCGAAAATTTCGGCGGCGGGATGGAGGCGATCGCGCAGTCGATCGCCGATATCGCCACGCGCCCCGACGTGGCGGTGATCTTCCCCGTTCACCCCAATCCCAATGTCCGTCCGGTAATGGACGCCGTGCTCGGCGACCTGCCCAATGTCGCGATGATCGAGCCGCTCGACTATCCGCATTTCGTTCGCTTGCTCGACATGTGCTACCTCGTGCTGACCGACAGCGGCGGCGTGCAAGAGGAAGCGCCCTCGCTGGGCAAGCCGGTGCTGGTGATGCGCGAGACGACCGAGCGGCCCGAAGGCGTGGAGGCGGGTACGGCCCGGCTGGTCGGCGCGGACCGCGACCGTATCGTGCGAGAGGTGCTGGCGTTGCTGGACGATGAAGATGCCTATCAGGCGATGGCGCGGGCCCATAATCCCTTCGGCGATGGCCAGGCGGCGGCGCGAATCGCCGCGGTGATTGGTGCTGGGGCCACGTTGACGGAATAA
- the wecC gene encoding UDP-N-acetyl-D-mannosamine dehydrogenase — protein sequence MPVDAKQKVSVIGLGYIGLPTAALIARGGAQVVGVDVSAHVVETVNSGRVHIEEVDLDGLVQGVVARGNLRASLEVEESDVFIIAVPTPVSEDRAPDISYVLKAARTIAPVLKAGDTVILESTSPVGTTEAMRDVIGTIRPDLKMPGQGTQGDIAIAYCPERVLPGRILVELIDNDRCIGGITPRCARKALGFYRQFVRGACITTTARAAEMVKLVENSFRDVNIAFANELSVIAENMDIDVWEVIRLANRHPRVNILSPGPGVGGHCIAVDPWFIVHGDPENARIIRTAREVNDGKTDYVVAKASDMIDSFGGEDVACLGLAFKANIDDFRESPAVKVAARLARRYGRRIKLVEPYAQALPMEFAGTGAELIDLDTALEQCGVFVILVDHDMFKSVPVDERAGKAVYDTRGIWPDQPRRLAQPAPDRLAV from the coding sequence ATGCCCGTCGACGCCAAGCAAAAGGTTTCCGTCATTGGCCTTGGCTATATCGGCCTGCCGACCGCCGCGCTCATTGCGCGTGGCGGCGCGCAGGTGGTGGGCGTCGATGTTTCCGCCCATGTGGTCGAAACGGTCAATAGCGGCCGCGTCCATATCGAGGAAGTCGACCTGGACGGCCTGGTCCAGGGCGTGGTCGCACGCGGCAACCTGCGCGCCAGCCTGGAAGTCGAGGAAAGCGACGTCTTCATCATCGCCGTGCCGACCCCGGTATCGGAAGATCGCGCGCCAGACATTTCCTATGTCCTTAAAGCCGCGCGCACGATCGCCCCGGTGCTCAAGGCCGGCGATACGGTAATCCTTGAATCAACCTCGCCCGTCGGCACGACCGAAGCGATGCGCGACGTGATCGGCACCATCCGTCCCGACCTCAAAATGCCAGGGCAGGGGACGCAGGGCGACATCGCCATCGCCTATTGCCCTGAGCGCGTGCTGCCGGGGCGCATCCTCGTTGAACTGATCGACAATGATCGCTGCATCGGCGGCATCACGCCTCGTTGCGCGCGCAAGGCGCTGGGCTTTTATCGCCAGTTCGTGCGCGGCGCCTGCATCACCACCACCGCCCGCGCGGCCGAAATGGTCAAGCTGGTCGAAAACAGCTTCCGCGACGTCAACATCGCCTTCGCCAATGAATTGTCGGTGATTGCGGAGAATATGGACATCGACGTGTGGGAGGTGATCCGCCTCGCCAACCGCCATCCGCGCGTCAATATCCTGTCGCCCGGTCCCGGTGTCGGTGGCCATTGCATCGCGGTCGATCCCTGGTTCATCGTCCATGGCGACCCGGAAAATGCCCGCATCATCCGCACCGCGCGCGAAGTGAATGATGGCAAGACCGATTATGTCGTGGCCAAGGCATCGGACATGATCGACAGCTTCGGCGGCGAAGACGTCGCCTGCCTCGGCCTGGCCTTCAAGGCCAATATCGACGACTTCCGCGAAAGTCCCGCGGTGAAGGTCGCCGCGCGACTGGCGCGTCGTTACGGCCGCCGTATCAAGCTGGTCGAACCCTATGCCCAGGCGCTACCCATGGAATTTGCCGGAACGGGGGCCGAACTGATCGATCTCGATACGGCACTGGAACAATGCGGCGTTTTCGTCATTCTAGTCGATCATGACATGTTCAAATCCGTCCCCGTCGATGAACGCGCCGGCAAGGCTGTCTATGACACACGTGGAATCTGGCCCGATCAGCCGCGCCGCCTGGCGCAGCCGGCGCCCGACCGTCTCGCTGTCTGA